The sequence CAGCGCGGTCATCCCGAGCCGGCCGAGCTTGGCGGAGAGGGTGGGTGTGTCGAGGGAGTAGGTCTCGTCCGGACCGCGGTGCACCAGCCGGGTGTGCATCGCGGCGGCGACGGACCGGTCCAGGGTCTTGTCCGGGGCGTAGGTCCCGCACAGGCCGCACATCGTGTCACACGCTCCGTTCCCGCAGCCGGTCGGCGAGGACCCGCAGGTCCTCCGCCCGGAGCACGTCACGGACGCCGGCGTCGGTCCAGCCGAGCTTCTTCATACCGGTGACCAGTACGACGGCCGAGGCGGAGTCGCCGCCCAGCTCGAAGAAGTTGTCGTCCAGCCGGGCGTCCCGCACCCCGGTGAGGGTGCGTACGAGGTGCAGCAGCTGCTCGTCCGGGCCGTCGGGGGCGTCCGCGGGGGTGGGGGCGTGCCGCCGTGTGCGCAGGGCGTCCCGGTCGATCTTGCCGTTGGGGGTGCTGGGGAAGACGTCGACGCGTTCCAGCACCGAGGGGATCTTGTAGGGGTCGAGGAGACCGTCGAGGTGCGCCCGCAGGGTGCGCGGGTCGGCGCCGCCCTGGTAGTAGCAGACCAGGGTGTCGGCGGCGGGGGCGGCGTCGGTGTGGGGTTCGGCCGCGTCGGTGCGGGCTTCGCCCATGTCCGTGTGGGTCTCGGCCGCGTCGGTCTGGGCCTCGGCCACCACCACGGCCTCCCGTACATCCGGGTGGCGGCACACCGCGGCCTCGATCTCGCCGGGGTCGAGCCGGTAGCCGCGCACCTTCACCTGGCGGTCCAGCCGCTCCACGAAGTACAGCCGCCCGTCGCGGAGTTCGACGATGTCACCGGTGGCGTAGCCGCCCGTCCCGGCGGGGCCGGGCAGCGGGGTGACCCCCTCCTCGGTGAGGTATCCGGCCGCCACGGAGGCGCCGGTGACGACGAGTTCGCCCCGCCGGACCCCGGGCCCGGTGGCGCCCGTGCGGGCGTCGCGCAGGACGTACGCGCAGTCGCCGACGCGTTCGCCCAGCGGTACGGCGTCCTGGCATTCGTCCGGGTCCAGGGCGTCGCTGAGCAGGTTGCAGACGGTGGTCTCCGTCAGGCCGTAGGCGTTGTGGAAGCTCGCCGCCTTCGACCAGGTGCGCACCACGGCCGGGCGGCACGGGCCGCCCCCGTTGACGACGTGTTCCAGGCGCATCCCGTCGGTGGGTTCGGTGACCGTCAGGGCGAACGGTGTCGTCTTGAGGTGGGTGATGCCGAACCGTTCGAGGGTGTCGGCGAGCACGGCGCCCGGCGCGAGGCGCTTCTCGTCCACGACGACGAGGCAGGCGCCGGCGGTGAGCGTCCACAGGATCTCGGTGAGGCAGCCGTCGAAGGTGAGCCGGGCGAACTGGAGGGTGCGGCTGCCCGGTCCGACGGACAGCCGGGTGATGTGGTCCCGGACGACCGGGGCGAGCGGGGCGGCCCGGACGAGGACGCACTTGGGGGTGCCGGTGGAGCCCGAGGTGTGGATCGCGTAGCCGATCTCGCCGTCCGCGAAGGGCAGATGGCGCGTCTCGGGTGTGCCGACCGTGGTGCGCCAGCGGGCGGGCAGTTCGGTGAGTTCCACGTCGCCGTCGACATCACCGTTGATGTCGCCGTCACCGTCGCCGCCCGAGCCGCGGGCCAGCAGCCGGACGCCCAGCAGGCCGGTCTTCGCGGTGTTGGACGTGTCGCTGTCCCGTTCGTCGACGAAGACGAACGGCCGCCGCGCCTTCAGCGCGCCGAGGAGGGCGACGATCGCCGCCGTGCCTCGGGTGCCGAGCAGGGCGACGCATTCGTCCGGGCGGGTCCGCTGCCGTAACTGCTGCGCGAACTCGTCGGCCAGGCCGCCCAGTTCACGGTAGGTCAGGACGGAACTCGTGGTGCGCAGTGCCTCGTTGTCCGGATACTCCCGGACGGCGCGGTCGAATCCGTCGACCACCGGTTGTGCTGTGGCTGTCATGTCACCCTCCTTCGCTGTGGACTGCCGGGAACCGTGCCTCGTGGCGGCCCGCCCCTTGCTGCCGGACGGGGTGGGTGAGCGTGCCGACGTCCTGTACGACCGCCTGCACCGTGTCCCCGGCGTCGATGACCGCCGCTCCGGGGGTGCCGGTGCAGATGACGGTGCCGGCTTCGAGGGTGCGTCCCGCGCTGAAGTACTCCACCAGGCGGTCCAGGCCGAACTTCATGTCGGCGGGGGTGGCGGCGGCGATCGTCTCTCCGTTGCGGACGGTGGCGATGCGCAGGGCGGTGAGGTCGTCGTCGCCGAACTCGTCGAGTGTGACCAGGACCGGGCCGACACTGCAGAAGGTGTCGAATCCCTTGGCCCAGGGGATGTGCCGGGGGTTCTCGCGGATGACGTCCTCGGCCGTCATGTCGAGGACGGCGGTGACGCCCGCCACGACGGAGCGCCAGTCGGCGCGGTCGACGTTCTTGCAGGTGGTCTTGATGACCAGGCCGAGTTCGGCCTCGGCGGTGACCCGCCGGGACTGCCGGGGCAGTTCGATGTGATCGCCGTTGCCGATCAGGCAGTTGGCGGGGCGCAGATAGGAACCGGGCCCGGAGCGGGGCTGCTCGGACGCCAGGTCCTGTGAGTGACGACGGTAGTTGAGACCGGCGCCCCAGATGTCGGCTCCGGGGTCGACGACGGTGGGGGCGAGGTCGAGGTCGGGTGGTGCGGGGAGGTGGGCGTCCGCGTTCCGTTCGAGGGAGCGGGTCAGCTCCTGGGACTCGGTCTCGCCGAGGAGGTCGCCGATCCGGGTCCTGTCGGCGTGGCCGGGTATGTCGGACAGGTCGAACCACTGGTCGCGGTGGTGGACGGCGATGCCGTGTCCACCGGTGGACGTGCCGGTCCTGCCGGTCCTGGTGATTCTCATGGTGGTCTCCCGTGGGTGGGCGTACCGGGCCGCCGGTCGGCTGGGCCCTGCTTCCGGTTCCGGCCGCTCCGAGCGGGCGCGGCGGGCCGACGGGTGAGGGGGGATGGAGTACGGCCCGCGCCGCCCCGGACTACGGTGGCCGGGCAAGGTGCTGGATCCCCGCGCAGGGCTGTGGCCGGTGACGACGCCTGATACGCGTGGTGGGCGCGGCGAGCGCGGCCCGTGGGGCGGTCAGGCGCTGATCCGCCTGGCGGCGGTGCGGAAGTCGGCCTTGCGCGGGCTGTGGTCGGCGATCTCTACGGCCGTCTCCATCACCCGCGCCGGCTCGGTGTGGTATTCCTCGGCCAATTCCTCCACCAGCGGGAAATAGCCCGAGTGGATTCCGATCACCGCGCCGAGTACCTGCATCGTACGGTCCTCGGGAATGGGGACCATGTTTTCCCGGCAGTACTCGGCGAGTTTGGCGAGTTCCTGGTAGTCGAACAGGTCGGTGCCCAGCATTTTGATGACACCGGCCAGCGCTTCGATGGCGGCGTTGCCGGATCCTCGGCCGATGCCGTCGAGGGTGGCGTCGACGACGGTGGCGCCCGCCTGCATGGCGGTGATGCTGTTGATGTTGGCCATGCCGAGGTTGTCGTGTCCGTGGAAGCCGACGACCGGGAAGTACTTACCCACCGCGCTCACATAGGTCTGCACGTCGGCGGGGAGCATCGCGCCGTAGGAGTCCACCACGTAGACGCCCGCGATCTCTGGGGTCACGCCGTCGAGCAGCTGGACGAGCTGCCGCACGGGCGTGGCGCTGGACTTCATCAGGTTCAGGTAGACCTGACCGCACAGTTCGGTGGCGCGCCGCAGGTAGTCGAGGTGCTCCGGAACCCGGTCGGGCTCCATGCCGACCCGGACGAAGGACATGCCCCGGGCGCTCATCTCCCCGATGGTGTCCAGGCGGGTGAACTCCGGCTGGGCGAACATGCCCCAGGGCTTGCGGGTCAGGGCGGAGCGGGCGATCTCGGCCCAGCGGTAGTGGTCGATGTTGCACGGCTTGATGCCGCTGCGTTCGGCTTCCAGACCGATCCCGTGGCCCACCTCCACCTTGGCGACCGGTATGCGGTCGAGCCGGGTGAGCAGGTGCGTCACGAACTCTTCGTCGAGCTGGAAGTCGACGGCGTAGGAGCCGTCGCGCAGGGTGCAGTCGAGCAGCTCGATGGCCGGCGCTCCTTCGGGCCGGCCGCCCGCTAACGACATGGCGTTCTCCTTGTTTTCGACAGCACGGATGACGCCCTCGGAAAGGGCGGGTGAATCGGAGAATCAGTGATGCGGAAAATGTGGGGCCCCGGTATCCCCTTGTGGTGTGTGCCGTACGCGTTACGGGGTTCCCAACCCCGGTTGCCATAGACACCGCTACGGGCTTTGACCGAATAACGCGCCCATTGCCCTGAATGAATTGACTTGAGGCGATCATCCGTCCACCGGGGCCCGTGGGCGGTGGCGCCGGCCGTCCTGACTGGTGGGAGCCGCAACGCGCGATCCGGGTCCGCCGGGTCGGCGGGAGGTCCGTCTGCGGGCTTCGGTGCGCCGATACCGGCCTCAGGGGAAACGATTCCGGTCGAGATGGCCCGCTCCCCCGGCTACCCCCTTGACGGCGAGCGCCCTGCGGGTCCTGGCGCGGCCCCGGAACGGGTGGGTGATCTCCGCCCCGTCTGCGGCTCCCTGGCGGCCTCGCCCACCGATGTCGATGGTCGGCACACTTGTCTCCCGCCAGAGTATTGACCTCTCATTCATTCGAAACCATCCTGCATGGACGCATTCAGCCGGTGGTGTATCCGCGGAAGAGGACATCCTTATGGCAGGCATGGTCGAACAGCGCTCGATCGACGTGGTTCCCGACGCCGAACGGCACGGCACCGCGTTCAGCCAGTTCACGCTCTGGCTCGGCGCCAACCTTCAGATCACCGCGGTCGTGACCGGGGCGCTCGCCGTCGTCCTCGGCGGGGGCGCCCTCTGGTCGCTCATCGGCCTGCTGCTCGGGAATCTGCTCGGCGGTGCGGTCATGGCCCTGCACTCCGCCCAGGGGCCCCGGCTCGGGCTGCCGCAGATGATCTCCAGCAGGGCACAGTTCGGCGTCCGCGGCGCCGTCGTACCCCTGGCCCTGGTCATCATCATGTACATCGGCTTCTTCGCCAGCGGCAGCGTGCTGGCCGGTGAGGCCGTCGGCGACCTCACGCACCTCGGCGACACCACCGGCATCGTGATCTTCGCCCTGGTCACAGCGGTCACCACGGTCATCGGCTACCGGCTCATCCACACCCTGGGCCGAGTGGCCGGCATCGTGTGCGCGCTCGCCTTCGTCTACCTCGGGATCCGCCTGCTGGAGCGCGCCGACCTGACCACCCTCCTGGCCGACCGCTCCTTCCACCTGCCGCTGTTCCTCCTCGCCGTCTCCCTCTCGGCGTCCTGGCAGCTGGCCTTCGGCCCGTACGTCGCCGACTACTCGCGCTATCTGCCCCGTGACACCTCTCCCCGCGCCACCTTCTGGTGGACCCTCGGCGGCTCGGCCCTGGGGTCCCAGTGGTCCATGACCTTCGGCGTCCTCGTGGCGGCGACGGCCGGCGGCGCCTTCCTCGACGACCAGGTCGGTTACGTCGTCGGTCTGGGCGGTGCCGGTCTGATCGCCTCCTTCCTGTACTTCGTCATCGCCCTCGGCAAGTTGACGGTCAACGTGCTCAACACCTACGGCGGTTTCATGTCGCTGGTGACCGGAATCGGCGGTTTCCGTCAGCAGCGCACGATCTCGCCGCGCGTCCGCGCCCTCTACATCGCCGGAATCATGGTCGCGGGCACCGCGATCGCCCTCGTGGGCAAGGACAGCTTCCTCACCTCCTTCAAGGACTTCCTGCTCTTCCTGCTCACGGCCTTCACCCCCTGGTCGGCGATCAACCTGGTGGACTACTACCTGATCGCCAAGGAGCGTTACGACCTGCCCGCGCTGAGCGACCCGCACGGCCGCTACGGCGCCTGGCGCGTCGGCGCCCTCGTCGTCTACGGCGTCGGACTTCTGGCCCAACTGCCGTTCCTGGCCACCAGCTTCTACACCGGTCCGCTGGTCGCTCCGCTCGGCGGTACGGACATCTCCTGGATCGTGGGACTGCTGGTCCCGGCCGTCCTCTACTGGCTCGTGGGCCGCCGGGACACCGGACACGTACCGGACCGGATGATCCTCTCCGCCGAGCCGGAGACGAGGGCCGAGGCCACCGTCCGCTGACGGCGGTGCGAGCCGGAACGGCAAGCTCGCCCACGTGGCCGGGGGGTGCGGTTTCGCTCGGCAGTTGTAGGGCCCGCGCGGGACGAGACGGCCGACAGGCCACGGGGTGGTCCGTCGAGCGGCTGCCGCCGGGATGTCGTACGGTGGTCGGCGTCGAGGTGAAGCGTCGGAACGCCTCGACGCCGGTTGCGGCTCCATGGCGCGTGGTTCTACGTGCATTGGAGCTTGCCCCATGTCCCACTCCGACAGCCGGCCCACCCTCGTCATGGGCGCCCGCGGCAGCATCGGGGCGTACGTTCTCAGCGCTCTGCGTGAGCAGGGCCTGGCGGTGCGTGCCTCGGCCCGCACGCCGCAGCCGGGGCAATTCCCGGCGGGCACCGAGGTGTTCGCCGCGGACCTGGGCGACCCGGCCGGCCTGCGCACCGCGTTCGCCGGTGTGCGCCAGGTCTTCCTCTACGCTCATCGCGGCGGTACGGACGGTGTGATCGCCGCCGCTCGGGCCGCCGGGGTGGAGAAGCTGGTGCTGCTGTCCTCGGGCAGCGTGATCCACTCGTCCTCGGTGGGCAACACCATCACCGAGGAGCACCGCGCGATCGAGAACGCCTTCGCGGCGGCGTCCGATCTGACCGTGGTGCCGGTGCGGCCGCTCGTGCTGGCGGCCAACGCGCTCAACTGGGCGTGGCCGATCAAGGCCGGCAACGCCGTGGCCCTGTACAAGCCTGATGCCCTGACCGCTCCGGTCCACGAGCGCGACATCGCCGCGGTCGCCGTCGCTGCGCTGACGGGGAATACCTCGCCGTGGGTGAGTGGCCTGCTGACCGGCCCGGCGCGCCTGAGCCGGCGCGACCAGGTCGCGGTGATCGCGGCCGCCACAGGCAAGGACATCACCGTCACCGAGCTCTCCCGCCGCCAGGCTTCGGACCGGTTCTCGCGGTTCATGCCCGCCGACCAGGCCGAGGCGGTGCTGCGGTTCCTCGACGACGCCGAGGCCGGCAACTCGCCCGCCACCGACACCGTCACGCGGGTCACGGGGCGCCCGGCGACCGGGTTCGACATCTGGGCGGCGGACCACGCCGCCGATTTCTGACCCGCGCCCGGCTCCGGCCTCGGTCCGGGGCACGGGTCAAGCGACGGCTTCAGGTCGCCACGGGCGCCGCGCCCGAGACACCGCGCCTCAGGGACACCGGGCCTCGGGCGCGCTCCGGCCGGGCCGGTGGTCGGTCCGGCCGGAGCGTGCTCACTCGTCGTCGGTGGGGTCGCAGGACCCTCGCGATCCGCCCGCACGCCGCGATCACGCCGGTCGACTGCGCCGAACTCCTGGGCTCGGAGGCGGGCCCAGGAGCGGTGGTCTACCGAGGAGCGTCGGGGTAGGCCGCGGTCGCGCGGATCTCCACGAGGAGTCCCGGGCTGGCGAGGCCGCTGACCCCGATGATCGTCCAGGTCGGGTAGGGCGCCTCGACGAGGCGCCGCTTGGCTTCGATGAAGCCGGGCAGATGGCGACGGATGTCGACGTGGTAGCTGGTGACGTCGACCAGGGCGGACAGGTCGAGGTTCTCCAGCCGGAGGATCTCCTCGATCTTCCGCAGGGCGATCCCGGTCTGCTCCTCGATGGTGTCCGGGACGGTCCCGTCGGCGCGGCGGCCGATCGTTCCGGCGATGAACAGGAGACCGTGCGCGCGGACGGCGGCGGAGTAGCCGAAGTCCGCGAAGGCGCTGGTGGTCTCTCCGAAGACCGGGTTGTCCTCGGGGATCGCGATGGTGCGGACGGTCATTGCCGTGTGTCCTTCTCTTTGCCGATGGGTTGGATGGGCCGTGGAGGTCGTCGAGCCGGTGGTGTCAGTCGCCCCAGCGGGACGAACGGCAGGCGTGCTCCAGCCGGGTCCGGCCGTAGGTCTCGCGTTCACGGAGCAGTTCGCCGGGGACCGTGTGGCGGGGCGCGTTCCTCGGGTCTTTCGCGGCCTGCGC is a genomic window of Streptomyces sp. WP-1 containing:
- a CDS encoding non-ribosomal peptide synthetase, whose product is MTATAQPVVDGFDRAVREYPDNEALRTTSSVLTYRELGGLADEFAQQLRQRTRPDECVALLGTRGTAAIVALLGALKARRPFVFVDERDSDTSNTAKTGLLGVRLLARGSGGDGDGDINGDVDGDVELTELPARWRTTVGTPETRHLPFADGEIGYAIHTSGSTGTPKCVLVRAAPLAPVVRDHITRLSVGPGSRTLQFARLTFDGCLTEILWTLTAGACLVVVDEKRLAPGAVLADTLERFGITHLKTTPFALTVTEPTDGMRLEHVVNGGGPCRPAVVRTWSKAASFHNAYGLTETTVCNLLSDALDPDECQDAVPLGERVGDCAYVLRDARTGATGPGVRRGELVVTGASVAAGYLTEEGVTPLPGPAGTGGYATGDIVELRDGRLYFVERLDRQVKVRGYRLDPGEIEAAVCRHPDVREAVVVAEAQTDAAETHTDMGEARTDAAEPHTDAAPAADTLVCYYQGGADPRTLRAHLDGLLDPYKIPSVLERVDVFPSTPNGKIDRDALRTRRHAPTPADAPDGPDEQLLHLVRTLTGVRDARLDDNFFELGGDSASAVVLVTGMKKLGWTDAGVRDVLRAEDLRVLADRLRERSV
- a CDS encoding RidA family protein, which produces MTVRTIAIPEDNPVFGETTSAFADFGYSAAVRAHGLLFIAGTIGRRADGTVPDTIEEQTGIALRKIEEILRLENLDLSALVDVTSYHVDIRRHLPGFIEAKRRLVEAPYPTWTIIGVSGLASPGLLVEIRATAAYPDAPR
- a CDS encoding cytosine permease, with product MAGMVEQRSIDVVPDAERHGTAFSQFTLWLGANLQITAVVTGALAVVLGGGALWSLIGLLLGNLLGGAVMALHSAQGPRLGLPQMISSRAQFGVRGAVVPLALVIIMYIGFFASGSVLAGEAVGDLTHLGDTTGIVIFALVTAVTTVIGYRLIHTLGRVAGIVCALAFVYLGIRLLERADLTTLLADRSFHLPLFLLAVSLSASWQLAFGPYVADYSRYLPRDTSPRATFWWTLGGSALGSQWSMTFGVLVAATAGGAFLDDQVGYVVGLGGAGLIASFLYFVIALGKLTVNVLNTYGGFMSLVTGIGGFRQQRTISPRVRALYIAGIMVAGTAIALVGKDSFLTSFKDFLLFLLTAFTPWSAINLVDYYLIAKERYDLPALSDPHGRYGAWRVGALVVYGVGLLAQLPFLATSFYTGPLVAPLGGTDISWIVGLLVPAVLYWLVGRRDTGHVPDRMILSAEPETRAEATVR
- a CDS encoding SDR family oxidoreductase is translated as MSHSDSRPTLVMGARGSIGAYVLSALREQGLAVRASARTPQPGQFPAGTEVFAADLGDPAGLRTAFAGVRQVFLYAHRGGTDGVIAAARAAGVEKLVLLSSGSVIHSSSVGNTITEEHRAIENAFAAASDLTVVPVRPLVLAANALNWAWPIKAGNAVALYKPDALTAPVHERDIAAVAVAALTGNTSPWVSGLLTGPARLSRRDQVAVIAAATGKDITVTELSRRQASDRFSRFMPADQAEAVLRFLDDAEAGNSPATDTVTRVTGRPATGFDIWAADHAADF
- a CDS encoding fumarylacetoacetate hydrolase family protein, whose amino-acid sequence is MRITRTGRTGTSTGGHGIAVHHRDQWFDLSDIPGHADRTRIGDLLGETESQELTRSLERNADAHLPAPPDLDLAPTVVDPGADIWGAGLNYRRHSQDLASEQPRSGPGSYLRPANCLIGNGDHIELPRQSRRVTAEAELGLVIKTTCKNVDRADWRSVVAGVTAVLDMTAEDVIRENPRHIPWAKGFDTFCSVGPVLVTLDEFGDDDLTALRIATVRNGETIAAATPADMKFGLDRLVEYFSAGRTLEAGTVICTGTPGAAVIDAGDTVQAVVQDVGTLTHPVRQQGAGRHEARFPAVHSEGG